The Tautonia plasticadhaerens nucleotide sequence AGGGGGGGCCGGCCGACCCGATGGCCCGGATGCCGGAAGTCCGGCTTGCCGCCCGATGGGCCGGCCCGGCGGGGGTCGATCGGGCCGGCCCCGGACCCTCGGTCGGGCCCGACGGTCTCGAGGACGTGAGGATCGACCTGGCCCGCCTCGCCCCCGACCCGGAGGTGACGGGGGGGACGATCCGGGTCGAGCGCGGCCCGAGCTGGTCCTTCGGCCCGAACCCCGAAGGCCTGAACGACGCGACGCTGGTCCGGCCCGCCGAGGACCGGACCCGGGCGTCGCTCATCCTGGCCCCGGTCGACGGGATCGAAGGGAAACGGGGACTGGTCGAACTGTCTTATAACAACGGGACGAAGGATCGCGTCGCCTTCGAGATCGGCTCGGTGCCGGTCGGCCGCCGGATGCCCCGACCGGCGTTGCCGATCGCCTCCGAGTCGTCGGCGGGGGCGCGATGGCTGGGCCAGGACGAGCAGGGGACGGTCCGGGTCGAGGTGGCCGTGGGCCCGACGCGTCGCCCGAGGGGGGCGGTGCTCAGCGACGGGGTGAGCGGGGCCTGGGCCTTCGATGGATCCGGCGGGGAACCCTTGCCGTTCGTCGGGGACCGGACGAGGCCGCTCGGCCTGGCCGAGGGCCCTCGGGCCGGGACCTTGCTCCTCACATTCTCGCCGTATCGGCCCCTGGACGGGGAGGAACTGACCCTCCGGTTGATCGACGAGGACGGGGCTTCGTCGATCGTCCGCGTCGCCGGGGGACCGTGTGACCCGCTCCGCCGGTTCCAGGCCCCCCGGGCCCGACGGATCCGGGTCGGGGAGGGGCAGGACCTCGGGGCGATGGCCCGGCAGGGCGGGACGATCGTCCTCGCCCCGGGGACCCATCGACTCGACCGGCCCCTGGACCTGATGGAGCCGACGACGCTTCTCGGCGAGCCCGATGCCGAACTCCGGTTCCGGCAACGCGCCGAGGACGCCCCCTGGGGCGAGGCGGTCGCCATCCGGGGGGCCGGCAGGACGTCGATCTCGGGGATCCGGATCCGGTTCGACGGGCCGGTGCGTTGGGACCCGAAGGCCCACTGGGGAGGGGCGGTGGTCGGGGTCCCGAACCTGGGCACGCGCCCGGGGGGGCCGGTCCACGTCGAAATCCGGGACCTCGACCTGGAGGCACCCCCGGCGTCGAGCGACTGGGAGCGGGCCCCCAACACGATCCGCCTGATCGACACGGATTCCGGCGCGATCGAGCGTTGCGCGTTCAAGGGCGGGGAGATCACCCTCTTCAACGGGCCCTGGCGGATCTCGGGCAACCGGCATCGGGGGACGCAGCCCGGCACGTTCTCCGGCTCCTTCCTGTCGGGCCGGTCGACCAGGGACCTGGAGATCCTCGACAACGAGATCCGCCCGGAGCCGGGATCGGGCAAGCTGTATCGATTCCTCGCGCTGGCCGACCGGGGGGTCGGCGTGACGATCCGGGGCAACATGGTGATCGGGGTCGGGCCGATGGACGACGACGAGCGGCCCCACCCGAACGCGCCCGAGGTGTTGCTCACGGAGTCGTACCTGATGCGTTTCGAAGGGCGGCACGCGGGGCAGTCCGACGACGGCCGGGTGCTGGCGATCCCGGAGCCCCAGGGGGAGCACCCGAGCGTCGGCGAGGTCGCCTCGGTCCTCTCCGGCCCCCAGGCGGGGCGGTGGTCGAAGGTCGTCCAGGTCCTCGACCGGAATGCCTTCCTGCTGGATCCTCCCCTGCCGGTCGGTGAGTTCGACGTGGCGATCACCCCCGGGTTCGTCGACACGGTGATCGAGGGGAACACGATCGACTGCCGGGGGAGCACCGAGGCGCACAACGTCGTGCTGACGGGGAACCACTACGGCACCCGGATGGCGGAGAACCGGCTGTTCGGCGGGGCGAACGCCTTCCGCCTGTCGGGCTACGTGAGCACGCAGCCCTTCGGCTACGGATGGTCGCACACGCCCCAGTTCGGCCTGGAGGTGGCGTCTAACTCGGTCGTCGACACCGCCCTGGGGGGCCTGATCGCCGTGCATCACGGGCCGGGGATGAAGTCGAACCGGGGTCGGGTCTATCTCACGGCTTCGGTTTCGGATAATACGTTCCGGTGGACCGGGGGCGATCGGCCCTCGGCCGGGGAGCCCCCGGTCGCGATGACGATCGGCCAGCTGCCGTCGCTCGACCCCGGAGAGCTGTCGGTGACGACCGGCCGGAATACCGCCCTCGACGGACGAGGGGAGTCGCTCCGGGAGCCGATGCGGATCCGGGTCGGCACCGTCAACGGCCGGACCTACGGGCCCTCCGGCGACTGATCGGCGGCCCCAGGTCGGGACCCCGGGCGGGACGCAACTCCAGGCAAGGCACCCCGAAATGACCCGATCGCACCTCGCGGCATTGCTGCTGCTGACCTTGATCGCCCCGCAGGCCCCGGCGGGGGAGCCTGCCCCGGTGTTCCGGGAACTCTTCCCGCCCGAGGCGAAACACAACCACGCCTCCTGCCTGGTCGAATGCCCGGACGGCAGCCTGCTGGCGGCCTGGTATCGGGGTTCAGGGGAGCGGAAGGCTGACGACGTGCAGATCTTCGGCGCCAGACTCTCGCCGGGCTCCGAGTCCTGGGGGTCCCGGTTCCTGATGGACGACACCCCCGGCTATCCCGACTGCAACCCGGCCCTGTTCGTGCCCCCCGACGGCTCGCTCTGGCTGTTCTACCCGACGATCCTCGACCACCGGTGGGAAGGGGCATTGCTGAAGTACCGGGTCGCCGACCGGGCCGAGGGGGAGGGGCCTCCGCGATGGTCTCGGGGAGGTGTCTTGCACGTCACGCCGACGGGGTTCGCCGAGGCCTACCGGGCCGCGATCGGCGAGGCGTCTGAGACGCTCGAGGAGGTGAAGCCGGAACTGGTCGAGCAGATGACGCGGAGGGCCGACGACGAACTCTACCAGCGACTCGGCTGGATGCCCCGGGTGCGGCCAATCGTGCTGCCCTCGGGGCGATGGCTGCTGCCGCTGTATACCGACACCTTCTCGGCCTCGATCGTCGCCCTGAGCGACGACCGGGGGGAGACCTGGCGGTGCAGCACCCCGATGATCGGCTTCGGCAACATCCAGCCGAGCCTCGTCCGCAGGGATGACGGGACGATCGTGGCTTACATGAGGGACAACGGGCCGGACCCGTCGATCTGCGTGAGCACCTCGGGGGACGACGGGGAGACGTGGTCGCCGGTCGTCCGCTCCGGGCTGCCGAACCCGGGGGCGGGGGTGGACGCGATCCGGCTGCAAAGCGGCCGGTGGGCCCTGGCGTTCAACGACACTTCCCGGGATCGGCATTCCCTGGCCGTCGCCCTCTCCGAGGATGAGGGCCGGACGTGGCCCCATCGGAGGCACCTCGTCGTCGATCCCGATCGAAAGCAATCCTTCCACTATCCGTCGATCCTCCAGGCGCGAGACGGGTCGATCCACGTCAGCTACACGCACGGCGGCAGGCCTGAGGGCTCGACGATCACCCACGCCCAATTCGACGAGGCCTGGGTGCTCGAAGGCGACGCGGGCGGGGACTGATCGCCCGCAGGTACCGCCCCCGATCGGACCCGCCCCGCGATCCCGGAGGAGAAGTGACCTCGTGGATGCCGCCGAGCCGAGCCCCCGACGACCCGGGTACGAGTGGGCCACCCGGGGAGACGTCAACGCGTTCTTCGGCCTGATGCTGGACAACGTCAGCGGCCTGATCATCACCACGTCGCTCCTGGCCTACGCGTTCGGCATCCCGGCCGAGTTCGTCGTCAGGAGGATGATCCCGGGGACGGCGCTCGGCGTGGTCGTTGGCGACCTGATCTTCACCGCCATGGCCTTCCGACTGGCCCGAGGCCGGGGCCGGACCGACGTGACGGCCATGCCGCTGGGATTGGACACACCGAGCATCTTCGGCACGTCGCTCCTGATCGTCGGGCCGGCGTTCGTCGCCGCGAAGGACCGGGGCCTGGCGGTCCCGGACGCCGCCGAGCACGCCTGGTTCGTCGGCATCAGCATGCTGCTGGCCTCGGGGCTGTTCAAGATCCTCTGCGCACCTTTCAGCGGCTGGATCCGGAGGGTCGTGCCGAGGGCGGGGTTGCTGGGATCGCTCGCGGCGATCGCGCTGGTGGTGATCAGCTTCCTGCCGCTGCTGTCGATCATGTCCGACCCGATCCCGGGCCTGGCCGCCCTGGCGGTGATCCTCGCCACCCTGACGGCCCGATGGCGGTTGCCGGCGGGGGTGCCGGGGGCGCTGGGGGCGGTCATCGTCGGCTGCGCGGTCTATTACGGGATGAGGTTGGTCGAACAGCTGACCGGCCTGCCGGGGCTCTCGGGGGGCTCGGGGGAGCGCCTGCCGATGGTCATGGCGCTGGGGCTGCCGCTGCCGATGGGCGACTGGTTCGCCTGGTTGGGGGGGAACTGGGCCGAGGTGCTCAATTCCCTGGCGATCGCCCTGCCGCTGGCCCTGGCGACGGTCGTCGGCGGGATCGATTGCACCGAGAGCGCCGCGGCGGCCGGGGACGATTACCCGACCGGGCAGATCATCTTCGCCGAGGGGATCGCGACGCTCGTGGCCGGGGCCTTCGGCGGGGTCATCCAGACGACCCCCTACATCGGCCACCCGGCCTACAAGGCGATGGGGGGGAGATCGGCCTACACGCTGGCGACCGCGTTGTTCATCGGTGCGGCGGGGATGCTCGGCTTCTTCGTCTGGATCTTCCGGCTCTTGCCGGAGGTGGTGGTCTCGCCGATCCTGATCTTCATCGGCCTGGAGATCACGGCGCAGTCATTCATCGCCACGCCCCGGCGCCACTACCCGGCGCTGGCATTGGCCGTGGTCCCGGCCCTGGCGTACCTGCTGAATATCCAACTCGATGGGGTGCTCTTCGACCCGGCCCTGGCCGGTGCCGGGGTGCGGTTCTCCGACCTGGCCGAGTCGACGCGGAAGTCGGCCGGGACGATCACGATGCTCGCCGGCGGATTCATCCTCACCAGCCTGCTCTGGGCCACGGCGCTGGCCCGCTTGATCGACGGCCGATTCCGGTCGGCGTCGATCACGTTCCTGATCGCCGGCGTGCTCGCCCTGTTCGGGGTGATCCATTCGCCGCTGCCCGAGGAGCGGGTGATGCTCCCCGGCCGGGCGATCGACGCGATGAAGGGTCTGGGGCGGTACGAGGCGTCCCGGCTGCAGACGCCCTACCACTGGGCGGCGGGCTATTCGGGGATCGCGCTGGTGCTGCTGGCGGTCGGCCGATTCGGGACGCCACCCGGGCCGGGCGACCACCAAGATTGAGCCCCCCGCCCTCGGCCGATTCCGGGAGGATCCCTCGCCCCTCGGGGGAGATTCGGGCACAATGGGCGGTGAGGTTCGGTCTGGAGGGATGGGGCTGGCGCCAGTCCTCGGGCCCCATCCGCGATCGGCCGGCGACGGGCCCCGGCCCGGGTCGGTCTCACTTCCGGCCGGGACGGCGTGTCAGGATGGCCGGTGAGACGATGTATAAAGGAATCGCGGTCAGCCCCGGAGTTGTAGTCGGCGTGGCCTACTGCCTGGACGGCTCACTCGGCCAGTCCGAGTCGCAGTACCTGGCCGAGGATGCGTCCGTCCCCGAGGAACTCGTCCGCTTCGACGAGGCGCTCCGGACCGCGGCGGGGGAGCTCGACGGGATCATCGCCAAGGTGGCCCAGCAACTCGGCGACGGCGAGGCGGACATCTTCCGCTCCCACCTGCAGATGCTGCGGGACCCCTCGCTGCTCTCGAAGGTCCACGACGGCATCCGGAACTCCCGGCTGACCGCCTCGTCGGCCCTCCAGTCGGTGTTGAAGGAATACGCCTCGATCTTCGCCAGGGCCGGCCAGGAGCTGTTCCAGGAGCGGATGGCGGACCTGCGGGACGTCTTCGCCCGGATCACCGCCCACCTGGGCGTCACCGGCCTGGGCGGCCCCTCCCCGGACACGCTCGGCGACGGCGAGCCGATCGTCCTGGTCACGCACGAGATCCTGCCGAGCCAGGCGATCAGCCTGGGCGAGATGCCCATCTCGGGGATCGTCACCGAAGTCGGCGGCGGGACCAGCCACGCCGCGATCCTCTCCCGGAGCCGGGGCATCCCCGCCGTCTCCGGCGCCGCCGGGATCATCGCCGAGGCGAGGACCGGCGACACGATCGTGGTCGACGGCCGGGACGGCATCGTCGTCGTCCGCCCCGACCCGGAGACGATGGCCGCCTACCGGAAGATGCAGCGCGACTTCTTCGAGCTGAAGGACCGGCTGGTCATCAACCGGGACCAGCCCGCCTGCCTCTCCGACGGGACGCTCGTCGAGCTGCTGGCGAACGTGAATACCGTCGCCGACGCGGCCACCGCCTCCCTCGTGGGGGCCACCGGGGTGGGCCTGTACCGGACCGAGTATCTCTTCCTGACGCACCCCGACGTGCCCGACGAGGAGGAGCAGTACGACAATTACCGGCGCGTCATCGAGGCCGCCCCCGACCGGACGGCGACGATCCGGACCCTGGACCTCGGCGGCGACAAGACCGTCGCCTACCTCGGTCGGCAGCACGAGGCCAACCCGTTCATGGGGTGGCGGTCGATCCGCCTGTCGTTCGAGCACCCGAAGTTCTTCGAGGTCCAGATCCGGGCCATCCTGCGGGCCGCCCGGCACGGGAAGGTCAGCATCCTCTTCCCGATGATCACGACGCTGGAGGAACTCCGCCACGTCAATCGGCTGGTCGACGAGGCCCGGCGCAACCTGAAGCGGGCGGGAGTCCCCTTCAACGAGGACGTGAAGACGGGCGTCATGATCGAGGTGCCGGCCGCGGCGATGTGCATCGACGCGATCCTCCAGGAGACGGATTTCATCTCGATCGGCTCCAACGACCTGATCCAGTACCTCGTGGCCGCCGACCGGGACAACCCGAAGGTCGCCCACCTCTGCGACCCGCTCAGCCCGGCCGTGCTCCGGATGCTCCGCAGCGTCTTCGACGCCTGCCGGCGCACCGGGACCCCGGTGACGCTCTGCGGGGAGATGGCCGGCCAGCCCCGGTCGGTGCTCGTGCTGCTCGGGCTCGGCCTGAGGCGGTTCAGCATGAGCCCGGCCTTCGTGCCGACGATCAAGGCCCTGCTCCGCTCCGTCTCCACCCCCCAGGCCGAGCGGTTCTCCCACCAGGTCCTCCAGCTCAAGACCCGGGAGGAGATCCGCCGCTACCTCACCGAACGCCTCCACGAGATCTCCCGGGATCTCGAGCTATTCGACTTCACCTGAGTCGGCCGGGACGGGCCTCGGCCCCGATTGTCTCGCCCCCCGTCGCCTGATACCCTGGGCGATCCGGGCGATCGACCACCTCGATCCCGGGACCGACCGGGACGGCTCGGCTGGAGTGCCGGCCTCGTCCCGGCCCTCGGACCGGGAGGCCCGCCGACGCCTCACCCCTCGCCGCATTGACAGGGAACGGGTCGCCTCCGATGGCCAAGCGTCCGAGCGTAAGAGAGATCATCGCCGCGGTTCGGTCGCCCGGCCCGCCGGCTCCCCCCCCGGCGGGGTCGCCCGACGAGCCGACCGACGGGCCTCGTCCATCGGCCTCCCCCGGCTCGACGCCCGTCGAGCGAATCGGGTCCGCGGCCGAGCAGCCACCTCCCCCTCCCGTCCCGCTTGATGGGCGGCCGATGTCGCTGAAAGAGAAGCTTGCCGCCGCCAGGAGCCGACCCGACGGGGCATCCGGGGACGAGTCGAGCAACTCCCGGCCGGGACCGGCACCGACCAGGACCGAACCCGGGTCGACCGCGGGCACCCCGGGCGCCGCCGCGCCGGCCCCGACGTCGGCCCAGGGCCCGGGCGGGCGACCGCTCTCCGTCTCGGAGAAGCTCGCCGCCGCCCGGAGCCGGCCCCCCTCGGCCCCGAGCCCGAAGGCCGGGCCGGTGACCGCCCCCCGGGAGGTCCGCGAGCCTGCTCCCCCAACGGGCGCGGGCCCGGGCGAATCGGCCGGGGACCCGGGGCGGCCGATGTCCGTGAAGGAGAAGCTGGCCGCCGCTCGGGCGAGAACCTCGGAGGCCGAGGGGGCGGCCGAGTCCCGGCAGACGCCCGGGCCCACCGGCGAGCCGGGGGCCCCTCCCGACCCGGGAGCCTCGTCCCTTCCGGCCCGCTCGAATCCGACGCTGGAACTCGCCGATCGCCTCAGGGCCTCGGCGGTCACTCGAGCGGTGGCGGATCCAGTGAGGGCGGCCCCGTTCCGATCGGGGGAGGGTCGGGGACAGGGCGGATTCTCCGAATTCATCCCGGCGGTCGGCGTCTGGGGGGCGCTGGCGGTGGTGGGAGGGGCGATCGCCGCGACGTTCGCCGTCCTGGCCCTCACCGAAGGGGCGGAGGAGCCCACGGGGGAGGTGATCGTCGGCCCTCCCGACGGGATCGAGGCGGGCGTCGTCAGCGAGGCCTTCGTCGACGTCGGGGGCTTCTGGCTCGTCCGATCTCCGGCGTTCGACGGGATCGACTCGATCGTCGCCCTCCGGGCGGCCTGTCCGATCCGTGAGTGCGATGTCGTCTGGGATCCGGGAGGCGGCCGGTTCGAATGCCCCTGCGACGGGAGCACCTTCACGATCGCCGGGCTCGTCTCGGGGGGGCCGAGCCCCCGGGCCCTGGAGCGTTGTCGCATCTCGAAGGGAGAGGATGGGCTGATCCGGGTCGATCCGGGTCGGACCTACCGGGAAGAGCGGGGACAGTGGGCCGACCCGGAGAGCGTGGTGCTCCCGTGAGCCGACGCCCCCGGGTGGTTGCGCGCCCGACTCGATTCTGTTAGGATCCGGGGGACGGATCCCTCCGGATCCCCCCACTCGATCCCCAATCGCGAGGATAGACCCTCATGCGAATTTTCAACGCGTCGATGCTTTGCCTCTCGGCCCTCTGCCTCGCCCTGGCGACCCAGTCGACCGCCCTGGGCCAGTATGGCACGATCAAAGGCCAGGTCGTCTGGGGGGGCGCGCAGGTCCCCGAACTCCCCCCGAAGGTGAAGGCGGGCGAGAACGTCAAGGACGCCCAGGTCTGCGCGACCGAGCCGGTCCCGGACGAGAGCCTCGTGGTCGACCCGGACTCCAAAGGGGTGAAGTACTGCCTGGTCTACCTCGTCCGCCCCAAGGGGGACAATCCGGACAAGGCCGAGCAGCTCCTGGCCGACGAGCCCCAGGTGGTGATCGACCAGCAGGGCTGCAAGTTCGTGCCGCACCTGGTGGCGATGCACGAGAAGCAGCAAGCGTTGTTCAAGTCGAGCGACCCGGTCGCCCATAACGTTCGGCTCCAGGGATTCACCAACTCGGTGAACTTCATGCTCCCGGCCAAGGGCGAGCTGCCCCGGCCGCTGTCGGCCGAGCGACGGCCGATGCCGATGGCCTGCGATATCCACCCCTGGATGCAGGGCTATGTCATGGTCTTCGACCACCCCTTCTTCGCCGTGACCGACGAGCAGGGGAACTTCGAGATCGACGGGGTCCCGGCCGGCGAGCAGAGCGTGGTGGTCTGGCACGAGAAGGTCGGGTACGTGACCGAAGGACTGGCCCGGGGGCAGTCCGTGACCGTCGAGGACGGCAAGGACGCCTCGCTCGGCCCGGTGACCCTCGACCCGAGCAAGGTCCGTTGAACCCCTGAGAGGCGGCCATCCGGAGCGTCTCGTACCGATCCCGGCTCGGCCCAGCGGGCCGAGGCGGGGTCGGCCCGGTCCGGCTCGCGTGCCGATCCGGGCAGCGGTGCTGCCGTTTTCCTTGGCGGCCCCGAATCGTGCGGGGGCTTGTCGGGCGGTGCCTGACGCTCCTATCCTTAGGGAGGGCGTCGGCACGAGGATTGCCTTCCGGCCCTTCCGCCGCTCCCTGATGCCTCGAAGACTCCAGGACGGTCTGGCCCGGGGTAAGGCTCACCTCGCTAACCCCCGGCAGCCGGGGTCGGTTCCGATCGCGAGCACGGCCCGGGTCAACCGGTTCGGAGGACGGGGGCGCTCGCCCCGGGTCCCTTCCCGGTCTCCCCGGCCACGGCCCGAGGGGCGGCCGGCCGATCTATGGAAGGAGCGCCGATGTCCCAGCACCCGAGACCGACCGGACGCCGCTCAATCGTCCGGGGGAATCGCGTCGCGGTCGCCTTGCTCCTCTCCCTCCTCCGGCCCGGGGTCGAGGCCGGGGCCCAGCCCAACGTCGCCCGCCCGCCATCGGCGATCTACCCCGAGACGAGCAGCGCCGCCGAGTCACTGCTGAAGACCGCCGCCTCGCACGTCCGCGAGGGGCAGTGGGATTCGGCCGTCGAGCTCTACCAGCGGGCGATCTCGCAATTCCCCGAGGCCCTGACGGCGCTCGGCCCCGACGAGGCGAGCGACGCCGCCGGGGCCGACCCGGACGAGACGCTGGAGGTGTTCGTCAACGTCAGCGACTACGCCCAGCGGCGGATGGCCCAGCTGCCCCCAGAGGCGTTGCGGACGTACCGCGATCGCGTCGACGACCAGGCCCGACTGCTGTTCGAGCAGGGCCGGGATGGCCTGGATCCGGGGCCGCTCCGCCGGGTGGTCGAGGCGTACTTCTGCAGCGGTTGGGGGGACGACGCCGCCGAACTGCTGGCGGACCTGGCCTTCCAGGAGGGCCGATTCGACGAGGCGGCCGGGCTGTACCGGCGACTCTTGCCCCCCTCGGACGACGCACCCCTGGCCTGGATCTACCCGGACCCGAGCGTCGATGTCGCCCGGGTCGCCGCCAAGGCGATCCTCTGCGACGAGGCGGCCGGCCTGGGCGACGGCCCCGGGGCGGTCCGGCGGTACGCCGAGTCGTATCCCGGGGCGGAGGGGCAGCTCGCGGGACGGGAGGGGACGTATGCCGAGATCCTCGCCCTCGCGATGCGGGAGGACGCCCTCCGCGCCTCGGAGGGGCTCGATTCCCGATGGCCCACCTTCGCCGGGGACCCGACGCGGACCAAGGTGCTCCCCGAGCCGGTCGACCCCGGCGAGCTGGTCTGGTCGATCCCGTTCCGGGCCAGCTTCGACACCTCGTCGAACCTCAACGCCTCCCCCCCACGCTTCGGCCTCGACCCGGGGACCCCCCAGGACGATTCCCCCTCGTTCTTCCCGGTGCTCTACGGGGACGAGCTGCTGCTGACCGACGGCAACGAGATCCAATCCTACGCGCTGGAAGGGAGCCCGGATGGGCGTCCCGTGCCCCCCCCCGCGTGGCGGGCGAACATCCCCCCCGGCTCCCCCTCGGCGGCCCGGCCGACCTTCGGCGTCGAGCGGCACACGCTGACGGTCTACGGCGACCGCGTCTACGCCCGGCTCGGCCCGTCCGGGGCCGAGTTCCAGATGAGGAACAATGTCTCGGCGCCAGCGACGGCGATCGTCGCCATCGACCGCCGGAGGCCCGAGACGCCGGCCTGGATCCGGACCGCCGACGAGGTGATCGCCCCCCCCGAGCAGCCCAACGCGGCGGTCCTGCGGGGCCAGGTCGCCTTCGGCGGCGCCCCGCTGGCCGACGACCAGGGCGTGTATGTGGCGATGCTCAAGCCGGGGACCCAGACCCTGACCTGGGTCGCCTGCCTCGACCCGGCCTCGGGCCGGACGAAGTGGGTCCGGTTCATCTGCTCGGGCACCTCGCCGGGCTTCACCCGGGGGATGGGGGTCCGCAACCGGGGGATGATCGTCAACCCGGAGCTGGGCCACCGGTTGCTGTCAATCGGCGGATCGACGCTCTATTACCAGACCGACCTGGGGGCCCTGGCGTCGATCGACGCCCGGTCGGGCCGGATCAACTGGCTGTCTTCATATCCCCGGCTGCTCGACGCCCCGAGGGGGGGGATGGAGGCCGTCAATCACAACCCTGCGGTGGTGCATGAGGACCTGGTGATTATTTCACCGGAGGACTCGGACCGCCTCTTCGCCTTCGATCGCGACACGGGCCGGCTCGCCTGGCAGGTCGACCCCGGCGGGAGGGTCTCCCACCTGCTCGGGGTCGCCGACGGGAAGGTCGTGGCGACCGGCAACCACGTCTGGACGATCGACGCCCGTTCCGGGACCCTCCGCTCGCGGTGGCCCGACGGCCAGACCCTCCTGGAAGGTTACGGGCGAGGCCTCCTGGCCGACGGGGAGATCTACTGGCCGACCCGGGATCGGCTCTTCATGCTCGACCAACAGACCGGCCGGCCGACCGACCGGCCGCCGATCGAGCTGCGGGCCGTCTTCGGGTGCGGGGGCGGGAACCTCGTCGCCGGCGACGGCTACCTCGTGATCGCCGAGAAGGAGCACCTGAGGGTCTTCTGCAAGCCCTCGCGGATGATCCGGTACTACGAGGACCGGATCGCCGCAGACCCCGACGACGCGAGCAATTACTTCCGGCTCGCGAGGACCGCCTCGGCCCTTGGGGACGACCTCCTGGCGCTTGAAAGCCTCGACCGGTCGATCGAGCGGGCCGTCCCCGGCGACCGGATCGACGGTCGGCGGCTGGCCGAGGCCGCCGGGGCGCAGCGATACGAAATCCTGATGAGGCTG carries:
- a CDS encoding sialidase family protein, giving the protein MTRSHLAALLLLTLIAPQAPAGEPAPVFRELFPPEAKHNHASCLVECPDGSLLAAWYRGSGERKADDVQIFGARLSPGSESWGSRFLMDDTPGYPDCNPALFVPPDGSLWLFYPTILDHRWEGALLKYRVADRAEGEGPPRWSRGGVLHVTPTGFAEAYRAAIGEASETLEEVKPELVEQMTRRADDELYQRLGWMPRVRPIVLPSGRWLLPLYTDTFSASIVALSDDRGETWRCSTPMIGFGNIQPSLVRRDDGTIVAYMRDNGPDPSICVSTSGDDGETWSPVVRSGLPNPGAGVDAIRLQSGRWALAFNDTSRDRHSLAVALSEDEGRTWPHRRHLVVDPDRKQSFHYPSILQARDGSIHVSYTHGGRPEGSTITHAQFDEAWVLEGDAGGD
- a CDS encoding permease, whose protein sequence is MDAAEPSPRRPGYEWATRGDVNAFFGLMLDNVSGLIITTSLLAYAFGIPAEFVVRRMIPGTALGVVVGDLIFTAMAFRLARGRGRTDVTAMPLGLDTPSIFGTSLLIVGPAFVAAKDRGLAVPDAAEHAWFVGISMLLASGLFKILCAPFSGWIRRVVPRAGLLGSLAAIALVVISFLPLLSIMSDPIPGLAALAVILATLTARWRLPAGVPGALGAVIVGCAVYYGMRLVEQLTGLPGLSGGSGERLPMVMALGLPLPMGDWFAWLGGNWAEVLNSLAIALPLALATVVGGIDCTESAAAAGDDYPTGQIIFAEGIATLVAGAFGGVIQTTPYIGHPAYKAMGGRSAYTLATALFIGAAGMLGFFVWIFRLLPEVVVSPILIFIGLEITAQSFIATPRRHYPALALAVVPALAYLLNIQLDGVLFDPALAGAGVRFSDLAESTRKSAGTITMLAGGFILTSLLWATALARLIDGRFRSASITFLIAGVLALFGVIHSPLPEERVMLPGRAIDAMKGLGRYEASRLQTPYHWAAGYSGIALVLLAVGRFGTPPGPGDHQD
- the ptsP gene encoding phosphoenolpyruvate--protein phosphotransferase, encoding MYKGIAVSPGVVVGVAYCLDGSLGQSESQYLAEDASVPEELVRFDEALRTAAGELDGIIAKVAQQLGDGEADIFRSHLQMLRDPSLLSKVHDGIRNSRLTASSALQSVLKEYASIFARAGQELFQERMADLRDVFARITAHLGVTGLGGPSPDTLGDGEPIVLVTHEILPSQAISLGEMPISGIVTEVGGGTSHAAILSRSRGIPAVSGAAGIIAEARTGDTIVVDGRDGIVVVRPDPETMAAYRKMQRDFFELKDRLVINRDQPACLSDGTLVELLANVNTVADAATASLVGATGVGLYRTEYLFLTHPDVPDEEEQYDNYRRVIEAAPDRTATIRTLDLGGDKTVAYLGRQHEANPFMGWRSIRLSFEHPKFFEVQIRAILRAARHGKVSILFPMITTLEELRHVNRLVDEARRNLKRAGVPFNEDVKTGVMIEVPAAAMCIDAILQETDFISIGSNDLIQYLVAADRDNPKVAHLCDPLSPAVLRMLRSVFDACRRTGTPVTLCGEMAGQPRSVLVLLGLGLRRFSMSPAFVPTIKALLRSVSTPQAERFSHQVLQLKTREEIRRYLTERLHEISRDLELFDFT
- a CDS encoding QcrA and Rieske domain-containing protein, whose product is MSVKEKLAAARARTSEAEGAAESRQTPGPTGEPGAPPDPGASSLPARSNPTLELADRLRASAVTRAVADPVRAAPFRSGEGRGQGGFSEFIPAVGVWGALAVVGGAIAATFAVLALTEGAEEPTGEVIVGPPDGIEAGVVSEAFVDVGGFWLVRSPAFDGIDSIVALRAACPIRECDVVWDPGGGRFECPCDGSTFTIAGLVSGGPSPRALERCRISKGEDGLIRVDPGRTYREERGQWADPESVVLP
- a CDS encoding carboxypeptidase regulatory-like domain-containing protein, with amino-acid sequence MRIFNASMLCLSALCLALATQSTALGQYGTIKGQVVWGGAQVPELPPKVKAGENVKDAQVCATEPVPDESLVVDPDSKGVKYCLVYLVRPKGDNPDKAEQLLADEPQVVIDQQGCKFVPHLVAMHEKQQALFKSSDPVAHNVRLQGFTNSVNFMLPAKGELPRPLSAERRPMPMACDIHPWMQGYVMVFDHPFFAVTDEQGNFEIDGVPAGEQSVVVWHEKVGYVTEGLARGQSVTVEDGKDASLGPVTLDPSKVR